One window from the genome of Rufibacter tibetensis encodes:
- a CDS encoding four helix bundle protein, with product MGEEKENIIVDKSYAFALRVIKLYKYLTLEQREFVLAKQLLRSGTSIGANVEEAIAASSKADFVHKLNIAAKEARETSYWLRLLKDSQYIPENAFDSIHEDCLEIRKIISKILITMKSNS from the coding sequence GTGGGGGAGGAGAAAGAGAATATCATTGTTGACAAGAGCTATGCTTTTGCGCTTCGGGTGATTAAACTTTACAAGTACCTGACCCTGGAGCAGAGAGAGTTTGTGCTGGCGAAGCAGCTTCTTAGGAGTGGTACTTCCATTGGTGCAAATGTAGAGGAAGCCATAGCCGCAAGTTCTAAAGCTGATTTCGTTCATAAATTAAATATTGCCGCAAAAGAGGCACGGGAAACTTCGTACTGGCTGCGCTTGCTGAAAGACAGCCAGTACATTCCTGAAAATGCGTTTGATTCCATACATGAAGATTGCCTGGAGATAAGAAAGATCATCAGCAAGATCCTCATAACCATGAAGTCAAACTCATAA
- the lpdA gene encoding dihydrolipoyl dehydrogenase, giving the protein MKYDVTVIGSGPGGYVAAIRCAQLGLKTAIIEKYSVLGGTCLNVGCIPSKALLDSSEHFHNAAHTFKTHGIELENLRVNLEQMIARKSDVIKSNNDGIAYLMKKNKVDVYNGLGSFVNKNTIKITGQDGAEQQIDTDKAIIATGSKPINLPFLPVDKNRIITSTEALTLKEVPKHMIVIGGGVIGLELGSVYARLGAKVTVVEYTDAIIPTMDRSLGKELQRVLKKTLGFEFFFGHKVTGAEVQGEGVVVTAESPKGQTVTFEGDYCLVSVGRKPFTEGLGLENAGVQLGERGIIAVDDHLQTNVPGIYAIGDVVRGAMLAHKAEEEGVLVAEIMAGQKPHINYNLIPGVVYTWPEAAGVGFTEEQLKANGVAYKAGSFPFKASGRAKASMDTDGFVKVLADAKTDEILGVHMIGPRAADMIAEAVVAMEFRASAEDIARMSHAHPTYTEAMKEACLAATENRAIHI; this is encoded by the coding sequence ATGAAATACGATGTAACGGTAATCGGTTCAGGTCCTGGAGGCTACGTGGCAGCTATCCGTTGTGCGCAGTTGGGTTTGAAAACCGCCATTATTGAGAAATATTCAGTGTTGGGTGGTACTTGCCTGAACGTGGGCTGTATTCCATCTAAAGCGTTGCTGGATTCATCTGAGCACTTCCATAATGCCGCGCACACGTTCAAGACGCACGGCATTGAGTTGGAGAACCTGCGGGTGAACCTGGAGCAGATGATTGCCCGCAAAAGTGACGTGATCAAATCTAACAATGATGGTATTGCTTACCTCATGAAGAAGAACAAGGTAGACGTGTATAACGGCCTTGGTTCCTTCGTGAACAAAAACACCATCAAGATTACAGGCCAAGATGGCGCTGAGCAGCAGATTGATACGGACAAGGCCATCATCGCGACTGGTTCTAAGCCCATCAACCTGCCATTCTTACCAGTTGATAAAAACCGCATCATCACTTCTACTGAGGCCTTGACCTTGAAAGAAGTGCCTAAGCACATGATTGTGATTGGCGGAGGCGTAATTGGTCTGGAGTTGGGTTCTGTTTACGCCCGTTTAGGCGCGAAAGTAACTGTGGTGGAATACACCGATGCTATCATCCCTACCATGGACCGTTCCCTTGGGAAAGAACTACAGCGTGTGTTGAAAAAGACACTTGGCTTTGAGTTCTTCTTCGGGCACAAAGTAACAGGTGCAGAAGTACAGGGTGAAGGCGTAGTCGTAACCGCTGAGTCTCCTAAAGGCCAAACGGTAACGTTTGAAGGCGATTATTGTTTAGTATCTGTAGGTCGTAAACCATTCACCGAAGGCTTAGGTTTAGAGAACGCAGGAGTGCAGCTCGGTGAGCGCGGCATTATTGCCGTTGATGATCATCTGCAAACTAACGTGCCCGGCATCTACGCCATTGGCGACGTAGTACGTGGTGCCATGTTGGCCCATAAAGCTGAGGAAGAAGGCGTATTGGTAGCCGAGATCATGGCGGGGCAGAAACCACATATCAATTACAACCTGATCCCAGGGGTAGTATACACTTGGCCAGAAGCAGCAGGCGTAGGTTTTACAGAGGAGCAACTGAAAGCAAATGGAGTTGCGTACAAAGCTGGTTCATTCCCGTTCAAAGCTTCAGGCCGTGCCAAAGCGTCTATGGACACAGATGGTTTCGTGAAGGTATTAGCCGACGCGAAAACAGATGAAATCCTTGGTGTGCACATGATAGGGCCACGCGCCGCTGACATGATTGCTGAAGCCGTAGTAGCCATGGAGTTCCGGGCTTCCGCGGAGGACATCGCCCGTATGAGCCATGCCCACCCAACGTATACTGAGGCCATGAAAGAAGCTTGTTTAGCTGCCACAGAGAACAGAGCGATTCATATTTAA
- the odhB gene encoding 2-oxoglutarate dehydrogenase complex dihydrolipoyllysine-residue succinyltransferase, with product MSLEVKVPVVGESITEVTIAKWLKQDGDQVAMDEVICELESDKATFELPAEAAGILRIKAQEGDTLAIGEVICTIDGAAQGTSAPQPTTAASQHGITEAKSVTDPQSTVAAEHTPSQGIPNQPQGGGAGQTLDVKIPTVGESISEVTISKWLKADGDQVSMDEVLCELESDKATFELPAEAAGVLRIVAQEGDTVEIGATICRIEVGAGSGVSTAPAPQLNAQGAQPTQAASAASTGATTYASGTPSPAAGKILSERGISAGDVNGTGRDGRITKEDAQNAQARPAAPAPQPAAAPASKEAAAPAPAAPGSRNSRREKMTSLRKTVARRLVAVKNETAMLTTFNEVDMKPIMDIRAKYKDKFKEKHEVGLGFMSFFVKACTVALQEWPAVNAQIDGTEIVYNDFCDVSIAVSAPKGLVVPVIRNAEGLSLDGIEKEVVRLAKRARESKLGIDEMTGGTFTITNGGVFGSMMSTPIINAPQSAILGMHNIVSRPVAINNQVEIRPMMYLALSYDHRIIDGRESVSFLVRVKELLEDPMRLLLGV from the coding sequence ATGAGCTTAGAAGTAAAAGTACCGGTGGTTGGGGAATCCATCACAGAAGTAACCATTGCGAAATGGTTGAAACAAGACGGCGATCAGGTTGCCATGGATGAGGTCATCTGCGAACTGGAATCTGATAAAGCAACGTTTGAGTTACCCGCCGAAGCTGCCGGTATTCTAAGAATCAAAGCCCAGGAAGGCGATACCCTTGCCATTGGTGAAGTAATCTGTACAATTGATGGTGCTGCCCAGGGAACTTCAGCCCCTCAGCCAACAACCGCTGCCAGCCAGCACGGCATTACAGAGGCTAAGTCTGTGACTGATCCGCAGAGCACCGTGGCTGCAGAGCATACCCCAAGCCAAGGCATTCCTAACCAGCCGCAAGGTGGTGGAGCCGGCCAAACGTTGGATGTGAAAATCCCGACGGTAGGAGAGTCTATCTCTGAGGTAACTATTTCTAAGTGGCTGAAAGCCGATGGTGACCAGGTTTCAATGGACGAGGTTCTTTGCGAACTGGAGTCTGACAAAGCTACGTTTGAACTGCCTGCCGAAGCAGCTGGTGTGCTTAGGATTGTAGCCCAGGAAGGCGACACCGTAGAAATTGGTGCTACCATCTGCCGTATTGAAGTAGGTGCTGGTTCTGGTGTTTCTACAGCTCCGGCTCCTCAGTTAAATGCTCAGGGTGCGCAACCAACACAAGCTGCTTCTGCTGCCTCAACAGGTGCTACTACGTATGCCAGCGGTACGCCGTCTCCGGCTGCAGGTAAAATCCTTTCTGAGAGAGGCATCAGCGCGGGTGATGTAAACGGTACCGGCAGAGATGGACGCATTACCAAAGAAGATGCCCAAAACGCCCAGGCTCGTCCGGCTGCTCCGGCACCGCAGCCAGCTGCCGCCCCAGCCTCCAAAGAAGCTGCTGCTCCGGCTCCGGCTGCTCCAGGTTCCCGCAACAGCCGTCGTGAGAAAATGACCAGCTTGCGTAAAACCGTAGCACGTCGTTTAGTAGCGGTGAAAAATGAAACGGCCATGTTGACTACCTTCAATGAGGTAGACATGAAGCCGATCATGGACATCAGAGCCAAATACAAAGACAAGTTCAAAGAAAAGCACGAGGTAGGTTTAGGCTTCATGTCGTTCTTCGTGAAGGCTTGTACAGTGGCTTTGCAAGAGTGGCCTGCGGTTAACGCCCAGATTGACGGAACCGAGATCGTGTACAATGATTTCTGCGACGTATCTATTGCGGTGTCAGCTCCTAAAGGTTTGGTGGTGCCGGTGATCCGCAACGCTGAAGGTTTGAGCTTAGATGGTATTGAGAAAGAAGTAGTGCGTCTTGCCAAGCGTGCCCGCGAGAGTAAGTTGGGTATTGACGAGATGACCGGTGGTACCTTTACCATCACCAATGGTGGTGTGTTCGGTTCCATGATGTCAACCCCAATCATCAACGCGCCGCAATCTGCTATTCTGGGTATGCACAACATTGTGAGCCGTCCAGTGGCTATCAACAACCAGGTGGAGATCAGACCAATGATGTACCTGGCTCTTTCCTATGACCACCGCATCATTGACGGCCGTGAGTCAGTAAGCTTCCTGGTGCGCGTGAAAGAATTGCTGGAAGATCCAATGAGATTGCTTCTGGGAGTCTAA